Proteins co-encoded in one Pyxidicoccus xibeiensis genomic window:
- a CDS encoding S8 family serine peptidase, with translation MRKLSTWPAGGMRPLKALVVGCVFAAPLSAFAGPSDAVRPPASARRVALPPAVLVTGSGGVAAGDTGGYSLVTPAGLVFHRTDRAVSALRSIQVPDTAIQLHTWQELQDNGLRLSYTAYTRGGTELFGRVRDTRYLVRLDDAQFDPLQGTQPLSASNLAADRDNTLHLVQFHGTPLPEFREAIEREGGRVLRFLTDHTFMVEMDADVHKRVAELPYVRWVGPYHPEYRLERELRDALTGLMPEPARQRYSIMVGERGARQQGQVVGLVQRLGGTVELIEAGGMRVEATLTAAQLRQVARSNAVQFIDRWGGPGEVDMDIVRSLGGANYLEGLKGWTGQGVRGEIFDTELLTTHQEWSTPPIIHSTGTTGSLHGTSCYSNNFARGATPAARGMIPSGQGIFFRYSESSQFGGPKSRYTINQELTDPAGTLRAVFQTSSVGSSLTTAYTTISAEVDDYLFKHPILSTQSQSNAGSRNSRPQAWAKNIVSVGAFQHANTANRADDRWNFTGSIGPAADGRIKPDLSYFYDSIHSASGGGNTSYTQFGGTSSATPQTAGHFGLLFQMWHESVWTGFGGKVDVFASRPQMATAKALMINNAHRYNWLAGGSNADIDRFKQGWGTSDIRRLYDRAPKTSVIDETDLVTPQGVKTYNVTVQPNETELNVTLVFTDPMGTVGAAQARINDLSLRVTAPNGTVYWGNNGLTAGNFSTPGGTSNTVDTVENVFLQSPAAGKWKVEVLGDEVVQDSHVETPALDADYGLVVSGGVIVVGDANGNGCVDADDINLITAAIGQSVPPASPALDLNGDAVINIFDRNIALQNYGKGCP, from the coding sequence ATGCGAAAGCTGTCTACGTGGCCAGCGGGCGGAATGCGCCCGCTGAAGGCCCTGGTGGTGGGTTGTGTCTTCGCTGCGCCCTTGTCCGCCTTCGCGGGCCCCTCTGACGCGGTGAGGCCGCCGGCCTCCGCGCGCCGGGTGGCGCTGCCTCCGGCGGTGCTCGTCACCGGCTCGGGAGGTGTCGCCGCGGGTGACACGGGGGGGTACTCGCTGGTGACGCCCGCCGGGCTCGTGTTTCACCGCACGGACAGGGCTGTCTCGGCGCTGCGCTCCATCCAGGTTCCCGACACGGCCATTCAACTCCATACGTGGCAGGAATTGCAGGACAACGGGCTGCGCCTTTCCTACACCGCGTATACGCGCGGCGGCACGGAGCTGTTCGGCCGCGTCAGGGATACGCGCTACCTGGTGAGGCTGGACGATGCGCAGTTCGACCCGCTCCAGGGCACGCAGCCCTTGTCCGCGAGCAACCTGGCCGCGGACCGGGACAACACGCTGCACCTGGTGCAGTTCCACGGGACGCCGCTGCCGGAGTTCCGTGAGGCCATCGAGCGCGAGGGCGGCAGGGTGCTGCGCTTCCTCACGGACCACACCTTCATGGTGGAGATGGACGCTGACGTGCACAAGCGCGTGGCGGAGCTGCCCTACGTGCGCTGGGTGGGGCCCTACCACCCGGAGTACCGGCTGGAGCGCGAGCTGCGGGACGCGCTGACGGGCCTGATGCCGGAGCCGGCGCGGCAGCGCTACTCCATCATGGTGGGGGAGCGCGGCGCGAGGCAGCAGGGCCAGGTGGTGGGGCTGGTGCAGCGGCTGGGCGGCACCGTGGAGCTCATCGAGGCGGGCGGCATGCGCGTGGAGGCCACGCTCACCGCGGCCCAGCTGCGCCAGGTGGCCCGCTCCAACGCGGTGCAGTTCATCGACCGGTGGGGTGGTCCCGGTGAGGTGGACATGGACATCGTCCGCAGCCTGGGCGGCGCCAACTACCTGGAGGGGCTCAAGGGCTGGACGGGGCAGGGCGTGCGCGGTGAAATCTTCGACACCGAGCTGCTCACCACCCACCAGGAGTGGTCCACCCCGCCCATCATCCACAGCACGGGCACCACGGGCAGCCTCCACGGCACGTCCTGCTACAGCAACAACTTCGCCCGGGGCGCGACGCCGGCCGCGCGCGGCATGATTCCCAGCGGCCAGGGCATCTTCTTCCGCTACAGCGAGTCCTCCCAGTTCGGCGGCCCCAAGTCCCGCTACACCATCAACCAGGAGCTGACGGACCCGGCTGGGACGTTGCGCGCCGTGTTCCAGACGTCGAGCGTGGGCAGCTCGCTGACGACGGCGTACACCACCATCTCCGCCGAGGTGGACGACTACCTCTTCAAGCACCCCATCCTCAGCACGCAGTCGCAGAGCAACGCGGGCAGCCGCAACTCGCGCCCGCAGGCGTGGGCGAAGAACATCGTCTCCGTGGGTGCGTTCCAGCACGCGAACACCGCCAACCGCGCGGATGACCGCTGGAACTTCACCGGCAGCATCGGCCCCGCGGCGGACGGCCGCATCAAGCCGGACCTGTCCTACTTCTACGACTCCATCCACTCGGCCTCCGGCGGCGGCAACACCAGCTACACCCAGTTCGGCGGCACCAGCTCCGCCACGCCGCAGACGGCGGGCCACTTCGGCCTGCTCTTCCAGATGTGGCACGAGAGCGTGTGGACCGGCTTCGGCGGCAAGGTGGACGTGTTCGCCAGCCGCCCGCAGATGGCCACCGCCAAGGCGCTGATGATCAACAACGCCCACCGGTACAACTGGCTGGCGGGCGGCTCCAACGCGGACATCGACCGCTTCAAGCAGGGCTGGGGCACCTCCGACATCCGCCGCCTGTATGACCGTGCTCCGAAGACGAGCGTCATCGACGAGACGGACCTCGTCACCCCGCAGGGCGTCAAGACGTACAACGTCACCGTCCAGCCGAACGAGACGGAGCTGAACGTCACGCTCGTCTTCACCGACCCGATGGGCACCGTCGGCGCGGCCCAGGCGCGCATCAATGACTTGTCGCTCCGCGTGACGGCGCCGAACGGCACCGTGTACTGGGGCAACAACGGCCTGACGGCGGGCAACTTCTCCACGCCGGGTGGCACGTCCAACACCGTGGACACGGTGGAGAACGTGTTCCTCCAGAGCCCCGCGGCCGGCAAGTGGAAGGTGGAGGTGCTGGGCGACGAAGTCGTCCAGGACTCCCACGTGGAGACGCCCGCGCTGGACGCGGACTACGGCCTGGTGGTCAGCGGCGGCGTCATCGTGGTGGGAGACGCCAACGGCAACGGCTGCGTGGATGCCGACGACATCAACCTCATCACCGCGGCCATCGGCCAGTCGGTGCCGCCCGCCAGCCCCGCGCTGGACCTCAACGGCGACGCAGTCATCAACATCTTCGACCGCAACATCGCCCTGCAGAACTACGGCAAGGGCTGCCCGTAA
- a CDS encoding response regulator, with protein sequence MSRPLLVVDDDTDLREALEEVLRDAGYEVLGASNGKHALEVLGAAQTLPGLVLLDMMMPVLDGGGFARAMRREDRWRDIPVLVFSASANARQVAEEIGACGHLRKPVDVDTLLDAVGRHKVP encoded by the coding sequence GTGAGCCGGCCGCTGCTGGTGGTGGACGACGACACGGACCTGCGGGAGGCGCTGGAGGAGGTGCTCCGCGACGCGGGCTACGAGGTGCTGGGGGCCAGCAATGGCAAGCACGCCCTGGAGGTGCTGGGTGCCGCGCAGACGCTGCCGGGCCTGGTGCTGCTGGACATGATGATGCCGGTGCTGGACGGGGGCGGCTTCGCCCGCGCCATGCGCCGGGAAGACAGGTGGCGCGACATCCCCGTGCTCGTCTTCTCCGCCTCCGCCAATGCCCGGCAGGTGGCGGAGGAGATTGGCGCGTGCGGCCACCTGCGCAAGCCGGTGGACGTGGACACGCTGCTGGACGCGGTGGGCCGGCACAAGGTGCCGTGA
- a CDS encoding hybrid sensor histidine kinase/response regulator: MKPLRLLMVEDNPDDEALVVMELRRNGFAAESHRVQTADALREALHRQDWDIILSDYSMPRFTALDALAVLRDTGRDIPFIVVSGSIGEDEAVEAMRAGARDYFAKDRLVRLGAAVERELREAEARREHAREELDRVLLAQSSEALAEPLDLDERLKRLVRIPVPRVADWCVIFLHERARGGLRLAALAHPDAEREARAWAMDQRFTAPLDAQAGPARVLATGEPEWVEDVSKRSVPVTRDAEHQREVDRLGLRSVVYVPLRGRASVLGVLGLATSGERRLGAADLTLARELGRRVGLVLENARLFREAQDAVRLRDEFLTVAAHELRTPLTTLRLQLGSMLAPSLRGPPAPELVTRLERSLRQVRRLGTLVEGLLDVSRLSSGELRLAPERFDLAELVREVTGRYRPEAVGVGCELRVSGEPGIWGRWDRVRVDQAVAALVSNALKFGPGKPVEVDVETVGPRGRVCVRDRGIGIQEDQLELIFERFGRAVSSRSYGGLGLGLYLARRSAEAHGGRAWAEPREGGGACFTLELPLEKEMRE, from the coding sequence ATGAAGCCGCTGCGGCTGCTGATGGTGGAGGACAACCCGGACGACGAAGCGCTGGTCGTCATGGAGCTTCGCCGCAACGGCTTCGCCGCGGAGTCGCACCGGGTGCAGACCGCCGACGCCCTGCGCGAGGCCCTGCATCGCCAGGACTGGGACATCATCCTCTCCGACTACTCCATGCCCCGCTTCACCGCGCTGGACGCGCTGGCGGTGCTGCGGGACACGGGGCGCGACATCCCCTTCATCGTCGTGTCCGGCAGCATCGGCGAGGACGAGGCCGTGGAGGCGATGCGGGCCGGGGCGCGCGACTACTTCGCCAAGGACCGGCTGGTGCGCCTGGGCGCGGCCGTGGAGCGCGAGCTGCGCGAGGCGGAGGCGCGGCGCGAGCATGCGCGCGAGGAGCTGGACCGGGTGCTGCTCGCGCAGAGCTCCGAGGCGCTCGCCGAGCCGCTCGATTTGGACGAGCGGCTGAAGCGGCTGGTGCGGATACCCGTGCCCCGGGTGGCGGACTGGTGCGTCATCTTCCTCCACGAGCGGGCGCGCGGCGGGCTGCGGCTGGCGGCGCTGGCGCACCCGGACGCGGAGCGGGAGGCGCGCGCGTGGGCCATGGACCAGCGCTTCACGGCGCCCCTGGACGCGCAGGCGGGCCCCGCGCGCGTGCTGGCCACGGGCGAGCCGGAGTGGGTGGAGGACGTCTCGAAGCGCTCCGTGCCCGTCACCCGGGACGCGGAGCACCAGCGCGAGGTGGACCGGCTGGGGCTCCGCTCGGTGGTGTACGTGCCGCTGCGGGGCCGCGCGAGCGTCCTGGGCGTGCTGGGGCTGGCCACCAGCGGCGAGCGGCGGCTGGGGGCCGCGGACCTGACGCTGGCGCGGGAGCTGGGGCGGCGCGTGGGCCTGGTGCTGGAGAACGCGCGTCTGTTTCGCGAGGCCCAGGACGCGGTGCGCCTGCGCGACGAGTTCCTCACCGTGGCGGCGCACGAGCTGCGCACGCCCCTCACCACGCTGCGGCTGCAGCTGGGCTCCATGCTGGCGCCCTCTCTGCGCGGGCCTCCGGCCCCGGAGCTGGTGACGCGGCTGGAGCGCAGCCTGCGCCAGGTGCGGCGGCTGGGGACGCTGGTGGAGGGGCTGCTGGACGTGTCCCGGCTGAGCAGCGGCGAGCTGCGCCTGGCCCCCGAGCGCTTCGACCTGGCGGAGCTGGTGCGCGAGGTGACGGGGCGCTATCGCCCGGAGGCGGTGGGCGTGGGGTGCGAGCTGCGCGTGTCCGGCGAGCCCGGCATCTGGGGCCGGTGGGACCGGGTGCGGGTGGACCAGGCGGTGGCGGCGCTGGTGTCCAATGCCCTCAAGTTCGGCCCTGGCAAGCCGGTGGAGGTGGACGTGGAGACGGTGGGCCCCCGGGGACGGGTGTGCGTGCGGGACAGGGGTATCGGGATTCAGGAAGACCAGCTCGAGCTCATCTTCGAGCGCTTCGGGCGCGCGGTCAGCTCGCGCTCCTATGGCGGGCTGGGCCTGGGATTGTACCTTGCCAGGCGCTCCGCGGAGGCGCATGGAGGGCGTGCGTGGGCGGAGCCGCGCGAGGGTGGCGGAGCCTGTTTCACCCTGGAGCTGCCGTTGGAGAAGGAGATGCGTGAGTGA
- a CDS encoding sensor histidine kinase, protein MAQLDPRRFRRLLLRSVALPTVLVGALAVLLFWEVRQLLEANETADRSDAVLAEAIQVRQLLVDRETGLRGFLLTGDPNFLSPYHAAGRALPPVMTRLESLVADAPDQLARLAQLRGRWRDWERFADEELRRHREGEDWLVLVREGQGKRRMDALRLLLDEFVASERERITHRAAVAERQALLVLWGGAAWLLALGGLLAWLARRQLVHLAGDYESLLEQAQAQAAALRASEARLETRVALRTQELQVANRELETFCYSVSHDLRAPLRAVDGFSQALQEDDGERISPEGHEHLRRLRAAANRMGQLIDDLLRLSRITRAELVREPVDLSAIATEVADALRRAEPGREATFHLAPGLTTRGDARLLRVVLENLLGNAWKFTSQRSGARIEFFAESREGRPRYCVRDNGVGFDMAYAGKLFSPFQRLHRPADFPGTGIGLATVQRVIHKHGGDITAEAVPDGGATFCFTLEEAHE, encoded by the coding sequence TTGGCCCAACTCGACCCTCGCCGCTTCCGCCGTCTGCTGCTGCGCTCCGTGGCGCTGCCGACAGTCCTGGTGGGCGCGCTCGCGGTGCTGCTGTTCTGGGAGGTGCGCCAGCTCCTGGAAGCCAACGAGACCGCGGACCGCTCCGATGCCGTGCTCGCGGAGGCCATCCAGGTGCGGCAGCTCCTCGTCGACCGGGAGACGGGCCTGCGCGGCTTCCTCCTCACCGGCGACCCCAACTTCCTGTCGCCCTACCACGCCGCGGGCCGGGCGCTGCCGCCCGTCATGACCCGACTGGAATCGCTCGTCGCCGATGCGCCGGACCAGCTCGCCCGCCTGGCGCAGCTGCGCGGGCGCTGGCGGGACTGGGAGCGTTTCGCTGACGAGGAGCTCAGGCGTCACCGGGAGGGTGAGGACTGGCTGGTGCTGGTGCGCGAGGGGCAGGGCAAGCGGCGCATGGATGCCCTGCGCCTGCTGCTGGACGAGTTCGTCGCCTCCGAGCGCGAGCGCATCACCCACCGCGCCGCCGTGGCCGAGCGACAGGCCCTGCTGGTGCTCTGGGGAGGGGCCGCCTGGCTACTGGCCCTGGGAGGACTGCTGGCCTGGCTCGCCCGCCGGCAGCTTGTCCACCTGGCAGGCGACTATGAGTCCCTGCTGGAGCAGGCGCAGGCCCAGGCGGCCGCCCTGCGCGCCAGCGAGGCGCGGCTGGAGACGCGGGTCGCCCTGCGCACCCAGGAGCTCCAGGTGGCCAACCGCGAGCTGGAGACCTTCTGCTACTCCGTCTCTCACGACCTGCGCGCCCCCCTGCGCGCGGTGGACGGGTTCAGCCAGGCGCTGCAGGAGGACGACGGCGAGCGCATCTCCCCCGAGGGCCATGAGCACCTGCGCCGGCTGCGCGCCGCCGCCAACCGCATGGGGCAGCTCATCGACGACCTGCTGCGCCTGTCCCGCATCACCCGCGCCGAGCTCGTCCGCGAGCCGGTGGACCTGAGCGCCATCGCCACCGAGGTGGCGGACGCGCTGCGCAGGGCCGAGCCCGGCCGCGAGGCGACCTTCCACCTCGCCCCGGGCCTCACCACCCGGGGGGACGCCCGGTTGCTCCGGGTGGTCCTGGAGAACCTGCTGGGGAACGCCTGGAAGTTCACCAGCCAGCGCTCCGGCGCACGTATCGAGTTTTTCGCCGAGTCCCGGGAGGGGCGGCCCCGTTACTGTGTCCGCGACAACGGCGTGGGTTTCGACATGGCGTACGCGGGCAAGCTCTTCTCCCCCTTCCAGCGGCTGCACCGTCCCGCGGACTTCCCAGGCACCGGCATCGGGCTGGCCACGGTCCAGCGCGTCATCCACAAGCACGGCGGCGACATCACCGCGGAGGCGGTGCCCGACGGCGGGGCCACCTTCTGCTTCACCCTCGAGGAAGCGCACGAATGA
- a CDS encoding response regulator: MTGSERPILLVEDNPDDVDLTLRAFKRAGITRPVEVARDGVEALDYLFAQGTFAGRAGHQLPVVVLLDLKLPRMDGHEVLRRIRADARTRLLPVVILTSSVEETDLMRGYGGGCNSYVRKPVSYTEFVEAARQLGLYWLVLNHEAPPVPPPGTRG, from the coding sequence ATGACTGGCTCCGAGCGACCCATCCTCCTCGTGGAGGACAATCCGGACGACGTGGACCTCACCCTGCGGGCCTTCAAGCGCGCCGGCATCACCCGGCCGGTGGAGGTGGCCCGCGACGGGGTGGAGGCGCTCGACTACCTCTTCGCCCAGGGGACCTTCGCCGGCCGGGCGGGCCATCAGCTCCCCGTGGTGGTGCTGTTGGATTTGAAGCTGCCGCGGATGGACGGACACGAGGTGCTGCGGCGCATCCGGGCGGACGCGCGCACGCGGCTGTTGCCGGTGGTCATCCTCACCTCGTCGGTGGAGGAGACGGACCTGATGCGTGGCTATGGCGGCGGGTGCAACAGCTACGTGCGCAAGCCGGTGAGCTACACGGAGTTCGTGGAGGCGGCACGCCAGCTCGGCCTGTACTGGCTGGTGCTCAACCACGAGGCCCCGCCCGTCCCTCCGCCGGGGACGCGTGGATGA
- a CDS encoding VWA domain-containing protein, producing the protein MRTNTQRRFLSQTAVALACAGGLSSSAAMADEHVLILLDVTASMSQQSVPGKSRLQVAKENINNFLDTVSPTPRRYAFWRFSGTAATPVFTIDQNRTAAEVKAAVNASVASGNTPLAHSICAGIDHLLNFLPAQLHTKRVYLATDGQENTTPTTDQCYGPYSSTAWPTLSVGSWQWKVRNKACTGLPNEPGACGDFPPPYPDGLTMIVDVDHLFTDTIPFGADARFDGAEDAERTASLTAGASLNADAAFFQGVSQETRGRYAGITPTTPPAQATPLPGDANRDGCVNVSDRSLVLSLYNKPVPPGTPSDFNRNLVVDASDHQTVVNNYGRGCIAAK; encoded by the coding sequence ATGCGCACCAACACTCAACGACGCTTCCTCTCCCAGACGGCCGTGGCGCTCGCCTGCGCCGGTGGCCTGTCCTCCAGCGCGGCGATGGCGGACGAGCACGTCCTCATCCTGCTCGACGTGACGGCCAGCATGAGCCAGCAGTCCGTCCCCGGTAAGTCGCGCCTCCAGGTGGCCAAGGAGAACATCAACAACTTCCTGGACACCGTGTCCCCCACGCCCCGGCGCTATGCGTTCTGGAGGTTCTCCGGGACGGCCGCCACGCCCGTCTTCACCATCGACCAGAACAGGACGGCCGCGGAGGTCAAGGCGGCCGTCAACGCCTCGGTCGCGAGCGGCAACACCCCGCTGGCGCACTCCATCTGCGCGGGCATCGACCACCTGCTGAACTTCCTGCCCGCCCAGCTCCACACCAAGCGCGTGTACCTGGCCACCGACGGCCAGGAGAACACCACGCCGACCACGGACCAGTGCTACGGCCCGTACAGCTCGACGGCCTGGCCCACCCTGTCGGTGGGCAGCTGGCAGTGGAAGGTCCGCAACAAGGCGTGCACGGGCCTTCCCAACGAGCCCGGCGCCTGCGGCGACTTCCCCCCGCCGTACCCGGACGGGCTGACGATGATTGTCGACGTGGACCACCTGTTCACGGACACCATCCCCTTCGGCGCGGACGCGCGCTTCGACGGCGCCGAGGACGCCGAGCGGACCGCGAGCCTCACCGCGGGCGCCTCGCTGAACGCGGACGCCGCGTTCTTCCAGGGCGTCTCCCAGGAGACGCGGGGCCGCTACGCGGGCATCACCCCGACCACGCCTCCGGCCCAGGCCACGCCGCTGCCCGGAGACGCCAACCGGGACGGCTGCGTGAATGTCTCGGACCGCTCGCTGGTGCTGAGCCTGTACAACAAGCCCGTGCCGCCCGGCACGCCGTCTGACTTCAACCGCAACCTGGTCGTCGACGCCTCGGACCACCAGACGGTGGTGAACAACTACGGCCGCGGCTGCATCGCCGCGAAATAG
- the gyrB gene encoding DNA topoisomerase (ATP-hydrolyzing) subunit B produces MEKTPATSPAVAPPPVDYGTDSITKLEGREAVRKRPGMYIGDTMTYGLHKLVYEVVDNSVDEALAGHCTDIEVVIHVDGSLSVQDNGRGIPVGPHPKFPNKDTLEVVLTELHAGSKFGNGAYKVSGGLHGVGVTCVNFLSEWFKVRVQRNGKVFEQAYQQGLPVSPPQEVGTTDKRGTHIAFKPDMTVMETTDFNFETLSQRLRELAFLNAGLHITIRDERSNKEHDFKFDGGIASFVEYLNKSKEVLHEKPISFKTEREGVTLEIAMQWNDGYDERIYTFANNINTHEGGSHLSGFKAALTRTLNSYAEKGSLWKDLKETPTGEDAREGLSAVISVKLPNPQFEGQTKTKLGNSEVKGLVEQMVNDQLATFLEETPMVAKKVAAKIGDACRARIAARKARETVRRKGVLDGGGLPGKLADCQSKDPHESELYIVEGDSAGGSAKQGRDRRNQAILPLRGKILNVEKARFEKMLTSAEIVTLITALGTGIGAEDYDPEKARYHRIILMTDADVDGSHIRTLLLTFFFRQMPELLQKGYLYIAQPPLYKVTRNKKDMYVKDERALNEYLLKAASEHSRVLTPDGELGGAELKSLLEKVITYEERLEKQAKRRDARVVDALLQATRVTAETLADDAAMETAVKDVYAYFERRMPDVLGRVRHALVQDPEHLTKKLVFHTDVNGAMRDTVFDHAFLSSPEYLELVGLRDAFQALGRAPYKVRVDGGEVTAFTVQEVLAAVRKDAQKGLGLQRYKGLGEMNPEQLWDTTMNPATRTLLQVRVEDAVESDEIFSLLMGEAVEPRREFIERNALDVQNLDI; encoded by the coding sequence ATGGAAAAGACCCCCGCTACCAGTCCGGCGGTCGCTCCGCCGCCCGTGGATTATGGGACGGACAGCATCACCAAGCTCGAGGGCCGCGAGGCAGTCCGCAAGCGCCCCGGCATGTACATCGGCGACACCATGACCTACGGGCTCCACAAGCTCGTGTACGAGGTCGTGGACAACTCGGTGGACGAGGCCCTCGCGGGCCACTGCACGGACATCGAGGTGGTCATCCACGTGGATGGCTCGCTGAGCGTGCAGGACAACGGGCGTGGCATCCCCGTGGGCCCGCACCCCAAGTTCCCCAACAAGGACACCCTGGAGGTCGTCCTCACGGAGCTGCACGCCGGCAGCAAGTTCGGCAACGGGGCCTACAAGGTCTCCGGCGGCCTTCACGGCGTGGGCGTCACGTGCGTGAACTTCCTCTCCGAGTGGTTCAAGGTCCGCGTCCAGCGCAACGGCAAGGTGTTCGAGCAGGCCTATCAGCAGGGCCTCCCCGTGTCGCCGCCGCAGGAGGTGGGCACCACCGACAAGCGCGGCACGCACATCGCCTTCAAGCCGGACATGACGGTGATGGAGACCACCGACTTCAACTTCGAGACGCTCAGCCAGCGGCTGCGCGAGCTGGCGTTCCTCAACGCCGGCCTGCACATCACCATCCGCGACGAGCGCTCGAACAAGGAGCACGACTTCAAGTTCGACGGCGGCATCGCCTCGTTCGTGGAGTACCTCAACAAGTCCAAGGAGGTGCTGCACGAGAAGCCCATCTCCTTCAAGACGGAGCGGGAGGGCGTGACGCTCGAAATCGCCATGCAGTGGAACGATGGCTACGACGAGCGCATCTACACCTTCGCCAACAACATCAACACCCACGAGGGTGGCAGCCACCTGTCCGGCTTCAAGGCGGCCCTGACGCGCACGCTGAACAGCTACGCGGAGAAGGGCAGCCTCTGGAAGGACCTCAAGGAGACGCCCACGGGTGAGGACGCCCGCGAGGGCCTGTCCGCCGTCATCTCCGTCAAGCTGCCCAACCCCCAGTTCGAGGGGCAGACGAAGACGAAGCTGGGCAACAGCGAGGTGAAGGGCCTGGTCGAGCAGATGGTGAACGACCAGCTCGCCACGTTCCTGGAAGAGACGCCGATGGTCGCCAAGAAGGTCGCGGCGAAGATTGGCGACGCCTGCCGGGCCCGCATCGCCGCGCGCAAGGCGCGCGAGACGGTGCGCCGCAAGGGCGTGCTGGACGGTGGCGGCCTGCCGGGCAAGCTCGCGGACTGCCAGAGCAAGGACCCGCACGAGAGCGAGCTCTACATCGTCGAGGGTGACTCCGCAGGCGGCTCCGCGAAGCAGGGCCGCGACAGGCGCAACCAGGCCATCCTCCCCTTGCGCGGCAAGATTCTCAACGTGGAGAAGGCGCGCTTCGAGAAGATGCTCACCAGCGCCGAAATCGTGACGCTGATTACCGCCCTGGGCACGGGCATCGGCGCCGAGGACTACGATCCGGAGAAGGCGCGCTACCACCGCATCATCCTGATGACGGACGCAGACGTGGACGGCAGCCACATCCGCACGCTGCTCTTGACGTTCTTCTTCCGGCAGATGCCGGAGCTGCTCCAGAAGGGCTACCTCTACATCGCCCAGCCGCCGCTCTACAAAGTGACGCGCAACAAGAAGGACATGTACGTCAAGGACGAGCGCGCGCTGAACGAGTACCTGCTCAAGGCCGCGTCCGAGCACTCGCGGGTGCTGACGCCGGATGGCGAGCTGGGCGGCGCCGAGCTGAAGTCGCTGCTGGAGAAGGTGATTACGTACGAGGAGCGCCTGGAGAAGCAGGCGAAGCGGCGCGACGCGCGGGTGGTGGACGCGCTGCTCCAGGCCACGCGGGTGACGGCGGAGACGCTGGCGGACGACGCGGCCATGGAGACGGCCGTGAAGGACGTCTACGCCTACTTCGAGCGGCGGATGCCGGACGTGCTGGGCCGCGTGCGCCACGCGCTGGTGCAGGACCCGGAGCACCTCACGAAGAAGCTGGTGTTCCACACCGACGTGAACGGCGCCATGCGGGACACGGTGTTCGACCACGCCTTCCTGTCGTCTCCCGAGTACCTGGAGCTGGTGGGCCTGCGTGACGCCTTCCAGGCGCTGGGCCGCGCGCCCTACAAGGTCCGCGTGGACGGCGGCGAGGTGACGGCGTTCACCGTGCAGGAGGTGCTGGCCGCGGTGCGCAAGGACGCGCAGAAGGGGCTGGGCCTGCAGCGCTACAAGGGGCTGGGCGAGATGAACCCGGAGCAGCTCTGGGACACCACCATGAACCCGGCCACGCGCACGCTCCTCCAGGTGCGGGTGGAGGACGCGGTGGAGAGCGACGAAATCTTCTCGCTGCTGATGGGCGAGGCGGTGGAGCCGCGCCGCGAGTTCATCGAGCGCAACGCGCTGGACGTGCAGAACCTGGACATCTGA